In one Candidatus Nitronereus thalassa genomic region, the following are encoded:
- the aroF gene encoding 3-deoxy-7-phosphoheptulonate synthase, with protein sequence MIIVFKPQATEEDIDHVTDRLRELGLKSQISQGEERTIIGVIGDERLLDNQPLSVFPGVESVTPIMAPWKLVSREFQKQNTVIDIGNIQIGGNRIVVMAGPCAVEKLEITVGIAKEVKAAGGCILRGGAYKPRTSPYSFQGLGREGLDFLAEAKKQTGLPVVSEILDPRDTDIFLEKADIIQIGARNMQNFELLKEVGAYDKPVLLKRGMSATVKEFLLSAEYIMSRGNRNVMLCERGIRTFETHYRNTLDLSAVPALKEMSHLPVIVDPSHATGKWNLVAPLAKAAIAAGADGLLIEVHSNPECALCDGEESIKPKRFKELMIDLKKIAEAVGRDL encoded by the coding sequence ATGATCATCGTCTTTAAACCACAAGCCACTGAAGAAGACATTGACCATGTCACAGATCGTCTGCGCGAACTCGGGTTGAAATCCCAAATTTCCCAAGGCGAAGAACGTACCATAATTGGCGTCATTGGGGATGAACGATTGCTGGACAACCAACCTTTGAGCGTCTTTCCCGGTGTAGAAAGCGTCACGCCAATCATGGCCCCCTGGAAATTGGTTAGCCGGGAATTCCAAAAACAGAATACAGTCATCGATATCGGGAACATCCAAATCGGTGGAAACCGAATAGTGGTTATGGCTGGCCCCTGTGCCGTGGAAAAACTGGAAATCACCGTGGGTATTGCCAAGGAAGTCAAAGCCGCAGGGGGATGTATTTTACGGGGTGGGGCCTATAAGCCACGAACCTCCCCGTATTCCTTCCAAGGCTTGGGCCGGGAAGGCCTCGACTTTCTTGCCGAAGCCAAGAAACAAACTGGGCTTCCCGTGGTCAGCGAAATCCTTGATCCACGAGATACTGATATATTTTTGGAAAAGGCCGACATAATCCAAATCGGCGCTCGCAACATGCAAAACTTCGAGCTCCTAAAAGAAGTGGGCGCTTATGATAAACCGGTGTTACTCAAACGCGGCATGTCCGCCACCGTCAAAGAATTTTTGTTATCCGCGGAATACATCATGTCACGTGGCAATCGGAACGTGATGTTATGCGAACGAGGCATTCGAACGTTTGAAACCCACTATCGCAATACATTGGATCTTTCGGCGGTTCCCGCCTTAAAGGAAATGTCTCATTTACCCGTGATCGTGGACCCCAGTCATGCCACCGGGAAATGGAATCTTGTTGCACCCCTCGCCAAGGCCGCCATTGCGGCAGGCGCCGATGGTCTGTTGATTGAAGTCCATTCCAACCCAGAATGCGCCCTGTGCGACGGGGAGGAATCCATTAAGCCCAAGCGATTTAAGGAATTGATGATTGACCTCAAAAAAATCGCTGAAGCCGTAGGACGGGATTTATAG
- the hisC gene encoding histidinol-phosphate transaminase: MPLHVHPDIAKLVPYSPGKPLDELERELGIRGAVKLASNENPLGPSPKAIAALGESTETLHLYPDGGAHHLTHALADRLKVSLNQIAVGNGSDEIISLLVKAFVAPGDEAVIADHTFVMYKLAVTGGHGIIKEVPLKNWCHDLPAMAKAITDRTRLVFICNPNNPTGTIVTKDELAAFMANVPDHVIVVFDEAYYEYVRHPQFPDTLQYVRDNRQVAVLRTFSKIYGLAGLRIGYGVTTPEIVDYLHRVRNPFNTNALAQKAAMAALRDEEHVATSRILNESEMEILEGELRDLRLSPIPSQANFLYFDTHRDGHDIFNRLLKEGVIVRHIRGSMIRVTIGQPDENVRFVRALKKVLEESAASN; this comes from the coding sequence ATGCCCCTTCACGTTCATCCAGATATTGCCAAACTCGTCCCCTATTCTCCCGGAAAGCCCCTCGACGAATTGGAGCGAGAATTAGGCATTCGAGGAGCAGTCAAGCTGGCATCGAATGAAAACCCCCTGGGGCCTTCTCCCAAAGCCATTGCCGCACTCGGTGAAAGCACGGAAACACTCCATCTGTACCCGGATGGCGGCGCCCATCATTTAACCCATGCCCTTGCCGACCGATTAAAAGTCTCTTTGAACCAGATCGCTGTAGGGAATGGATCGGATGAGATCATTAGCCTGTTAGTCAAAGCCTTTGTCGCCCCCGGCGATGAAGCGGTCATAGCAGATCACACCTTCGTGATGTATAAGCTGGCCGTGACAGGTGGGCATGGGATCATCAAAGAAGTCCCATTAAAAAATTGGTGTCATGATTTGCCGGCCATGGCCAAGGCCATCACCGACCGTACGCGACTAGTCTTTATCTGCAATCCAAATAACCCCACCGGGACTATCGTCACCAAAGATGAATTGGCGGCGTTCATGGCGAATGTCCCAGATCACGTGATTGTGGTTTTTGATGAAGCTTATTACGAATATGTCCGGCACCCGCAGTTTCCAGACACCCTTCAATATGTGAGGGATAACCGACAGGTGGCCGTGCTTCGAACATTTTCCAAGATTTACGGATTAGCCGGGTTGCGCATCGGCTATGGCGTGACCACTCCCGAAATCGTGGATTACCTACACCGGGTACGGAATCCCTTCAACACGAATGCTCTCGCGCAAAAGGCTGCGATGGCCGCGTTACGCGATGAGGAGCATGTGGCTACCAGCCGTATCCTCAATGAATCCGAAATGGAGATACTAGAAGGTGAACTCCGTGATTTAAGGTTGTCTCCCATTCCCAGCCAAGCCAACTTTCTCTACTTTGACACCCATCGCGATGGGCACGATATTTTCAATCGATTGCTCAAAGAGGGCGTAATTGTTCGGCACATTCGGGGATCCATGATCCGCGTCACCATTGGCCAGCCCGATGAAAACGTCCGGTTTGTCCGGGCTCTCAAAAAGGTTCTTGAGGAATCTGCCGCGAGCAATTAA
- the pheA gene encoding prephenate dehydratase, whose protein sequence is MSEQLKIEDSRKEIDRLDDEILRLLNERSQHVIAIGKAKRKADPNALLHTPGREAAIVERLTKKNPGPFPNEAIRPVYREIMSASLSLEGTQTVAYLGPPATFTHIAALGKFGESAKYLPVNGIKEVFNEVERGRAIYGVVPIENSTEGVVNYTLDMFIDSNLMIYGEVEQEVSHHLMSKSTALEDIKIIYSHPQALAQCRNWLDTHLPNVPVAETPSTSRAAERCTEDPTAAAIASELAAEMYGLQILKSRIEDNINNFTRFLVLCKHASDPTGKDKTSIMLSVKDRAGALYDLLRPFASNGISMTKIESRPSRRKAWEYIFFVDVEGHNSEDRIRRTLDEIKPRCLFLKVLGSYPMHAS, encoded by the coding sequence ATGAGCGAGCAACTAAAAATAGAGGATTCCCGAAAGGAAATTGATCGGCTGGATGATGAAATCCTACGGTTGCTAAATGAGCGCTCACAACACGTGATTGCCATTGGCAAAGCCAAGCGCAAGGCCGATCCCAATGCTTTGCTACACACCCCAGGTCGAGAAGCCGCAATTGTCGAACGTTTGACCAAAAAGAACCCCGGTCCGTTCCCCAATGAAGCCATTCGCCCCGTCTACCGTGAGATCATGTCTGCGTCCCTCTCTCTTGAGGGCACGCAAACCGTGGCCTACCTTGGCCCGCCTGCGACCTTTACCCATATCGCCGCGCTCGGAAAGTTTGGAGAGTCGGCCAAATACTTGCCGGTCAATGGAATCAAAGAAGTCTTTAATGAAGTGGAACGGGGACGGGCGATTTACGGTGTGGTGCCCATTGAAAATTCCACGGAAGGGGTGGTGAATTACACTCTGGATATGTTCATTGATTCGAATTTGATGATTTATGGGGAGGTCGAGCAGGAAGTGTCCCATCACCTGATGTCAAAATCCACCGCTTTGGAAGACATCAAAATTATCTATTCACACCCCCAAGCCTTAGCCCAATGCCGTAATTGGCTGGATACTCATTTGCCCAATGTGCCGGTCGCGGAAACCCCCAGTACCTCACGCGCCGCCGAACGCTGCACTGAAGATCCCACCGCAGCGGCTATTGCCTCGGAATTAGCCGCTGAAATGTATGGATTGCAAATTTTAAAATCCCGAATCGAAGATAACATTAATAATTTCACGCGGTTTTTGGTCCTCTGCAAACATGCTTCCGATCCCACGGGAAAAGACAAGACCTCCATTATGCTGTCGGTCAAGGATCGCGCAGGCGCGCTGTACGATTTGCTTCGCCCCTTTGCGTCGAATGGCATTAGCATGACGAAGATTGAATCCCGTCCCTCGAGACGAAAAGCTTGGGAATATATTTTCTTTGTCGACGTGGAAGGGCACAACAGCGAAGACCGAATTCGGCGGACCCTCGACGAAATCAAACCTCGCTGCTTATTTCTTAAAGTTCTTGGGTCCTATCCCATGCATGCCTCTTGA
- a CDS encoding PilZ domain-containing protein codes for MESTDNRRQFTRVRVNLLTELRSGETVDIAGSLANVSMSGLFLTCPTHLPIETPCTLNLMLEGGVEAITIQTEAQVIRNDSEGMALQFTKILGPESLQHLQNLVMYNSGDQIDQVENELTHHVGLNPS; via the coding sequence ATGGAAAGCACAGACAACCGGCGACAATTTACCCGTGTGAGGGTGAACTTGTTGACAGAACTTCGCTCCGGGGAAACCGTGGATATTGCAGGATCTTTAGCCAATGTCAGTATGAGTGGTTTATTTCTGACCTGCCCAACCCATCTCCCCATTGAGACGCCCTGTACTCTAAATTTGATGCTTGAAGGAGGTGTGGAGGCCATCACCATTCAAACAGAAGCACAGGTGATTCGAAACGATTCTGAAGGTATGGCCCTTCAGTTTACGAAAATTCTCGGCCCTGAAAGTCTTCAGCATTTGCAAAATCTCGTTATGTATAATAGTGGCGATCAGATAGATCAGGTGGAAAATGAGTTGACTCACCATGTAGGTCTTAATCCATCATAA
- a CDS encoding MBL fold metallo-hydrolase gives MANFSKRLVSNIEGNFFVDSTCIDCDTCRQLAPTTFVEDGNYSTVFHQPENKTEESEAYQALIACPVGSIGVLEHNDFEFTKAKASFPMELETGVLYNGFNSEKSFGANSYFVEHPEGNWLIDSPRYVKHLVDAFKERGGIRYIFLSHEDDVADASRYAKVFEATRIIHREDLRALPEAEWVVEGEDVVQVGPEFSFIPVPGHTQGSLALLYNNRFLFSGDHLWWDPIRGQLDAPSVLIWDKEKLMESLTRLLDVPFEWVLPGHGHRAYFEAKTMRGYVKALVELRA, from the coding sequence ATGGCCAATTTTTCCAAACGTCTTGTCAGCAATATCGAAGGTAATTTCTTTGTCGATTCCACATGTATCGATTGTGATACTTGTCGACAGTTAGCCCCGACAACATTTGTCGAGGATGGCAACTACTCTACGGTGTTCCACCAACCTGAAAATAAGACTGAGGAGTCTGAAGCCTATCAGGCGTTAATAGCCTGTCCGGTCGGATCAATAGGGGTGCTAGAGCATAATGACTTCGAATTCACCAAAGCGAAAGCGTCATTTCCGATGGAGCTGGAAACTGGTGTGTTGTACAACGGGTTCAATTCCGAAAAGTCATTTGGGGCGAACAGCTATTTTGTGGAACATCCTGAGGGGAATTGGCTGATCGACTCACCACGATATGTTAAGCACTTGGTCGATGCCTTCAAAGAGCGGGGCGGGATTCGGTACATTTTTTTGAGCCATGAGGATGATGTGGCCGATGCCAGCCGCTATGCGAAGGTGTTTGAGGCCACACGAATCATCCATCGGGAAGACCTTCGGGCTTTGCCAGAGGCCGAATGGGTAGTGGAGGGTGAAGACGTGGTCCAAGTAGGTCCAGAATTTTCATTCATTCCCGTACCCGGGCATACGCAGGGAAGTCTGGCTCTACTCTACAACAATCGGTTTCTCTTTTCCGGCGACCATCTTTGGTGGGATCCGATTAGGGGACAGTTAGACGCGCCCTCGGTTTTAATTTGGGATAAGGAAAAATTGATGGAATCCTTGACCCGGCTTCTGGATGTGCCGTTTGAATGGGTGCTTCCGGGCCATGGGCATAGGGCCTATTTCGAGGCTAAGACGATGCGTGGTTATGTGAAGGCCTTGGTTGAATTGCGTGCTTAG
- a CDS encoding PPK2 family polyphosphate kinase has translation MFETRSHPFLVPYTGTFTVKDARTIPLVGAPGRKACMVQLQKLVKELDDVQRMLYANGQYSLLLIFQAMDAAGKDSTIRAVMNGIDPSGCQVFSFKAPSTLERAHDFLWRTTIRLPERGKIGIFNRSYYEEVLVVRVHSQYLEMQSLPNHIDLERLWEDRHESILDHEKHLARNGTIILKFWLNVSKAEQKKRFLSRLSHPQKHWKFAQADVDERQLWGKYMRAYEDCLNATSRPWAPWYAIPADDKPYMRLCVAQIIVDTLKSLGLEYPKVGIKEKAQFSRMKKKLEKGG, from the coding sequence ATGTTTGAAACCCGCTCTCATCCTTTTCTCGTTCCCTACACCGGCACATTCACCGTGAAAGATGCTCGGACCATTCCATTGGTAGGCGCTCCAGGGAGAAAAGCATGTATGGTGCAACTCCAAAAATTAGTAAAGGAGTTGGATGATGTGCAGAGGATGCTCTATGCCAATGGCCAGTATTCTCTATTGTTGATTTTTCAGGCCATGGATGCGGCGGGAAAAGATAGTACTATCCGCGCCGTCATGAATGGTATCGACCCCTCTGGTTGCCAGGTGTTCTCGTTTAAAGCACCTTCGACATTGGAACGTGCCCACGATTTTTTATGGCGAACGACCATCCGACTCCCCGAACGAGGAAAGATTGGGATTTTCAACCGAAGTTATTACGAAGAGGTACTCGTGGTCCGTGTGCATTCCCAATACTTGGAAATGCAAAGCCTCCCCAACCACATAGACTTAGAACGGCTGTGGGAAGATCGGCATGAATCCATTCTTGATCATGAGAAGCATCTTGCCAGAAATGGAACAATTATTCTGAAGTTTTGGCTTAATGTTTCCAAGGCTGAACAAAAGAAACGTTTCCTGTCCCGCCTGAGTCATCCTCAAAAACACTGGAAATTTGCACAAGCGGATGTGGATGAGCGCCAACTCTGGGGCAAATATATGAGGGCTTATGAAGACTGCTTAAATGCCACATCCCGACCATGGGCCCCGTGGTATGCCATTCCCGCCGATGACAAACCGTACATGCGCCTGTGTGTTGCTCAGATCATCGTTGATACGCTCAAAAGTTTGGGGTTGGAATATCCAAAAGTGGGGATCAAAGAAAAAGCCCAATTCTCCCGAATGAAAAAGAAATTGGAAAAAGGGGGCTAA